The genomic window CCAAATTCGCAGTTTAACACGCCTTCATGAAAACTTTGCGAGATTATTAACGACTTTTTTCTCTGCTCAGCTCAGAACATATGTGCAAATCGGCGTTGCGTCAGCGGACCAGATTCCTTATGAAGAATTCATTCGTTCAATACCAAAGATGACAATATTGAATGTTTTTGAAGTTCCTCCGCTTGATGGTCGAATTATTATGGAAGTGAATCCGAATGTTGCTTACGCGATGCTGGACCGAATGATGGGCGGAAGAGGGACAAGTTTCAACAAAGTCGAAAACTTGACTGAAATTGAAGAAAAAATTATGTCAACCACATTTGAACGCGCCTTTGAATATTTGCGAGAGGCATGGGCAACGGTTGCAGATATTGATCCAATTTTAACTGAGTTTGAAGTAAATCCTCAGTTTTTGCAAATGGTATCTCCCAATGAAACGGTTGTTGTTATCTCATTGAATACGACCATTGGGGAAACGAGCGGCATGATCAATATTTGTATTCCACACATTGTACTGGAGCCGATTATTCCAAAGCTTTCGGTACATTACTGGATGCAAACGGAGAAAAAAGAAAGAGAACCGGAAGAAATTGCGATACTGGAGAAACGAATCCAAAATGCCGATGTTCCTGTGATCGCGGAACTTGGAACTTCAGAAATATCGATACAGGAATTTTTGTTGTTGGATGTTGGGGATGTGATTGAATTGAATCAGGCAATCGATCAACCGCTCTTAATAAAAATCGGTGAAATCCCTAAATTTTTAGGGCAGCCAGGTAAAGTAAATAAAAAGTTAGCCGTTCAAGTGTTAGAAACATTGAAGGGGGAAGATGACGATGATGAGCGATAACATGCTCTCTCAAGATGAGATCGATGCCCTATTAAGAGGCACTGATAATGATGGAACAGATTACCCGGCTGCTCCTCGTTTACATGTAGAGGATTATCTCTCATTAATGGAAAAGGATGCTTTAGGGGAAATTGGAAATATCTCGTTTGGAAGCTCGGCTACTGCTCTTTCAACATTGTTAAATCAAAAAGTGGAGATTACAACTCCGGAGGTCTCCGTTGTTCATAGAAAACAACTGCCGGAAGAGTTTCCGCACCCGTATGTTGCTATCCTGGTCAACTATACTGAAGGTTTTTCAGGAAGCAATTTGCTTGTAATTAAACAATCGGATGCAGCAATTATAGCAGATTTAATGCTTGGCGGCGACGGACTCAATCCGTCTGAATTGATGGATGAAATTCAAATGAGTGCTGTTCAGGAAGCCATGAATCAGATGATGGGATCTGCTGCAACAAGCATGTCAACCATTTTTAATAAGAAGGTGGATATTTCACCCCCTTCCATCGATATTTTAGATTTTCTTAATGAGGAAGGAACGGAACGAATCCCTAATGATGATTTGCTTGTAAAGGTTTCATTCCGCCTTAAAATTGGAGAACTGATCGATTCAAATATTATGCAGCTTCTTCCGCTTGAGTTTGCAAAAAGTTTGGTAAAAGGACTGCTCAATCCGGAAGAACAATCGATCAATGCATCAGAAAAAATGGAGAAAACGGCGAGTGCAGCAGACAGACAAGGTCCTATCGAACAGCATGCAGAAGATCCGAGACAGCATAATACTTCCGGTCATTATAACAACAATCAGCAAGCAGGACACGCTCAAAGCTATGAATCCCAT from Bacillus methanolicus includes these protein-coding regions:
- the fliM gene encoding flagellar motor switch protein FliM produces the protein MSGEILSQSEIDALLSALSTGEMNADELKKEQTEKKVKVYDFKRALRFSKDQIRSLTRLHENFARLLTTFFSAQLRTYVQIGVASADQIPYEEFIRSIPKMTILNVFEVPPLDGRIIMEVNPNVAYAMLDRMMGGRGTSFNKVENLTEIEEKIMSTTFERAFEYLREAWATVADIDPILTEFEVNPQFLQMVSPNETVVVISLNTTIGETSGMINICIPHIVLEPIIPKLSVHYWMQTEKKEREPEEIAILEKRIQNADVPVIAELGTSEISIQEFLLLDVGDVIELNQAIDQPLLIKIGEIPKFLGQPGKVNKKLAVQVLETLKGEDDDDER
- the fliY gene encoding flagellar motor switch phosphatase FliY, whose amino-acid sequence is MMSDNMLSQDEIDALLRGTDNDGTDYPAAPRLHVEDYLSLMEKDALGEIGNISFGSSATALSTLLNQKVEITTPEVSVVHRKQLPEEFPHPYVAILVNYTEGFSGSNLLVIKQSDAAIIADLMLGGDGLNPSELMDEIQMSAVQEAMNQMMGSAATSMSTIFNKKVDISPPSIDILDFLNEEGTERIPNDDLLVKVSFRLKIGELIDSNIMQLLPLEFAKSLVKGLLNPEEQSINASEKMEKTASAADRQGPIEQHAEDPRQHNTSGHYNNNQQAGHAQSYESHSSNNGQQMNENLQQKQHAYSSPFQERGIGYPSEPGHFGTGFQAAGNQPNVQPAVFSSFEPYQLQESESKNLNILLDIPLQITVELGRTRRSVKEILDISAGSIIELDKLAGEPVDILVNNRLIAKGEVVVIDENFGVRVTDIISQSDRINKLR